From the Gramella sp. Hel_I_59 genome, one window contains:
- a CDS encoding nucleoid-associated protein, producing MINLFNVNIERLYIHKIGNKARLEELFISREPFELTDEIRPVIKEFFLKPFREKEERYFQFSEDSELQDFLVPFNMEMSQDIAQHLYDQSIHPHIKSGELYVCDLQNIEINNEKVSGIGIFKSEMKYDFIQFQKKESRLDAILQEGVNLNKLDKGAIIIATAEPKVLYMDSNRYDTKYWVENFLGLEELNDSRAQTKNYLKFCRDFAKDVIRPAEDRKAEISFVNDAFQFFAATDEFEEDVFVDLVPEEMHSEFERYQFEKAPVYGFDVSNTKKFAIENDAVSEALKKVKGDIELDTGLTIKIDKGTGAAKHLEKGWDEEKQMYYYLSYFNTEN from the coding sequence ATGATCAATTTATTTAATGTAAACATCGAGCGCCTGTACATCCATAAAATTGGAAACAAGGCGCGACTGGAAGAACTGTTTATCTCTAGGGAACCTTTTGAACTTACCGATGAAATTAGGCCGGTGATCAAAGAATTTTTTCTGAAACCTTTCCGTGAAAAAGAAGAACGCTACTTCCAATTTTCAGAAGATTCTGAACTTCAGGACTTCCTGGTACCCTTCAATATGGAAATGAGCCAGGATATCGCCCAGCATTTGTATGACCAGTCCATTCACCCGCATATTAAAAGCGGTGAGCTGTACGTATGTGATCTTCAGAATATAGAGATCAACAACGAAAAAGTAAGTGGCATCGGCATTTTTAAGTCTGAAATGAAATACGATTTTATCCAGTTTCAGAAAAAAGAAAGCCGCCTGGATGCCATTCTTCAGGAAGGCGTAAACCTTAATAAACTCGATAAAGGTGCTATTATCATTGCAACCGCAGAGCCAAAGGTGCTGTATATGGATTCTAACCGGTATGACACCAAGTACTGGGTAGAGAACTTCCTGGGACTGGAGGAGTTGAACGATTCCCGTGCGCAAACTAAGAACTACTTGAAATTTTGCCGCGATTTCGCTAAAGATGTGATACGCCCTGCTGAAGATCGTAAAGCCGAAATTTCCTTTGTAAACGATGCTTTCCAGTTTTTTGCTGCGACCGATGAGTTTGAGGAAGATGTATTTGTAGACCTGGTACCAGAAGAAATGCATAGCGAATTCGAGCGGTACCAATTCGAAAAAGCACCGGTGTATGGTTTTGATGTAAGCAATACTAAAAAATTCGCGATCGAGAATGATGCCGTAAGCGAAGCACTTAAAAAAGTAAAAGGAGATATAGAACTGGATACCGGCCTAACGATCAAGATCGATAAAGGAACCGGTGCAGCCAAACACCTGGAAAAAGGATGGGACGAAGAAAAGCAGATGTATTACTACCTCTCATATTTCAATACCGAAAACTAA
- a CDS encoding DNA adenine methylase, giving the protein MSGNSKKKIAFNYFGGKFSYIDEIYPYFPAEFVHLVELFAGSAVLSLNYEGNCIRTLNEINSDVTNFFKVLRDDRDELLTRLRFTPVSKKEYDDSWNCQSPDHIERARTFYVRLRQSYMGLGSQRKKKGWHLAKNKLNCKGGETVSRWNNSFEKLYEIAEILGSNYQITNYSYEECLERIDFPEAFFYADPPYPNESRSAHDDYKFDFTDADHYELAERLHDIQGKVMISGYNCDLMNELYADWEKVVLSTKRNNYRKTPVQECIWFNYPLSHTRKAQLSLDFSEILNPTT; this is encoded by the coding sequence ATGAGCGGAAATTCAAAAAAGAAAATAGCCTTTAATTATTTCGGTGGAAAATTTTCCTACATCGATGAGATCTACCCGTATTTCCCCGCAGAGTTTGTGCACCTGGTAGAACTATTTGCAGGCAGCGCGGTGCTGTCTCTAAATTACGAAGGCAATTGCATTCGAACACTGAACGAAATAAATTCAGATGTCACCAATTTCTTTAAGGTGTTACGCGATGATCGAGACGAACTTTTAACCAGGTTACGCTTCACGCCGGTAAGCAAAAAAGAATATGACGATAGCTGGAACTGCCAGTCTCCAGATCACATAGAAAGAGCGCGTACTTTCTATGTGAGACTTCGCCAATCTTACATGGGATTAGGTTCCCAAAGAAAAAAAAAAGGTTGGCATCTCGCAAAGAACAAACTCAATTGTAAAGGTGGCGAAACTGTAAGCAGATGGAATAATTCATTTGAAAAGCTTTATGAAATCGCAGAGATCCTGGGTAGTAATTACCAGATCACGAATTACTCTTATGAAGAGTGTTTGGAAAGAATAGATTTTCCAGAAGCATTTTTTTATGCCGATCCGCCATATCCAAACGAAAGCAGATCTGCTCACGACGATTACAAATTCGATTTTACCGATGCTGATCATTATGAGCTGGCAGAGAGACTGCACGACATCCAGGGGAAGGTCATGATTAGTGGTTACAATTGCGACCTCATGAACGAGCTATATGCAGATTGGGAAAAAGTGGTGCTTTCTACTAAAAGAAACAACTACCGCAAAACTCCCGTGCAGGAATGCATCTGGTTTAATTATCCATTATCTCACACCAGAAAGGCACAACTAAGCCTGGACTTTTCAGAAATCTTAAACCCAACAACATGA
- a CDS encoding DNA adenine methylase, translating to MSAELKTPISYYGGKQNLINTIIPLFPDHTLYAEPFIGGGAIYWAKKPSEIEVINDTNKELINFYEVCKNDFVDLEKMIRISLHSRSLHSDAKVVYDNPHLFTRIKRAWAVWVLASQSFASMLDGSWGYDKSKGTTSQKIARRRESFTEEFSIRMQNTQVECTDALRIINSRDSENSFFYCDPPYYNSDCGHYDGYSIDDFENLLKTLSKIKGKFLLSSYPSEILKKYTKEFGWQQKTVEQTVSVSNNTGKSGKKKTESMTANYDLSNPTEKLSLF from the coding sequence ATGTCTGCAGAACTTAAAACACCTATTTCTTACTACGGTGGAAAACAGAACCTTATCAATACCATTATTCCGTTATTTCCAGATCATACACTTTACGCTGAACCTTTTATAGGTGGCGGCGCTATTTACTGGGCCAAGAAACCTTCAGAAATTGAAGTGATTAACGATACCAATAAAGAACTCATCAACTTTTATGAAGTCTGCAAGAACGATTTTGTAGACCTGGAGAAGATGATCAGGATCTCATTACACTCAAGATCCCTGCACAGCGATGCGAAGGTAGTGTATGACAATCCGCATTTATTTACCAGGATAAAAAGAGCCTGGGCGGTTTGGGTGCTGGCTTCGCAATCTTTTGCTTCCATGCTGGACGGTTCCTGGGGATATGATAAAAGCAAAGGAACCACTTCACAAAAAATAGCCCGAAGACGTGAAAGCTTTACCGAAGAATTCAGCATTCGTATGCAGAATACGCAGGTAGAATGCACCGATGCGTTGCGTATCATCAATTCCCGAGACAGTGAAAATTCCTTTTTCTACTGCGATCCACCGTATTACAATTCAGATTGTGGCCATTACGACGGGTACAGCATCGATGATTTTGAAAACCTGCTAAAAACCTTATCAAAGATCAAAGGCAAGTTCTTACTCAGTAGTTATCCCAGCGAGATCTTAAAGAAATACACCAAAGAATTCGGCTGGCAGCAAAAAACGGTAGAACAAACGGTGAGCGTTTCCAATAATACCGGGAAATCTGGAAAGAAGAAAACCGAATCGATGACTGCCAATTATGACCTGAGCAATCCAACGGAAAAGCTGAGTCTCTTTTAA
- a CDS encoding DUF5675 family protein codes for MKRLLLERISDDGVQTLGRLFVLDNDDMSEWDCDTLELPWKRNLQNVSCIPPGTYTVKKRTSAKFKNHFHITGVEGRAYILIHAGNYYTEIRGCVMVGMGLKEKNGDGRMDLHDSRTALGKLLKQCPDEFELEIINGFAIKN; via the coding sequence ATGAAACGATTACTACTAGAAAGAATTAGCGATGACGGTGTGCAAACCCTGGGCCGGCTTTTCGTCCTGGACAATGACGATATGAGCGAATGGGATTGTGATACGCTGGAGCTGCCCTGGAAAAGAAATTTACAGAATGTTAGCTGTATTCCTCCGGGAACCTACACCGTAAAGAAAAGAACTTCAGCAAAATTTAAAAACCACTTTCACATTACAGGCGTTGAAGGCCGGGCGTATATTCTTATTCATGCCGGTAATTACTATACAGAGATTCGTGGTTGCGTGATGGTAGGAATGGGATTAAAAGAGAAGAACGGCGATGGCAGGATGGATCTCCATGATTCCAGAACAGCTCTTGGAAAATTGTTGAAACAATGCCCAGATGAATTCGAGCTGGAGATCATTAATGGTTTTGCAATAAAAAATTGA
- a CDS encoding S49 family peptidase, whose protein sequence is MFTDTESEILSSTWALSEQHAQPWLLMVAQILQGKQVSQADPNFKKEVRGYIIDQDGQPIDRNENPNTPINSIGVIEISGPMVKKGSWYRWGAEELVRIAEYFERDPNIIGHIWLLDSGGGSVNAIAPFREFQKKKTKPLIGLADMCASANLYAGVGCDKLVARNNISSMFGSIGVMATLIDYTEYLKAMGIKERLIYASQSSFKHKSYNEALKGKDGAFKKEHLNPLAIQFQEFVKSQRPKLKTDVEGILEGKMFYAEEAQEIGLIDGIMDFEEAVEEVKFLSQVRTYMNN, encoded by the coding sequence ATGTTCACAGACACAGAATCTGAAATTTTATCGAGCACTTGGGCGCTATCTGAGCAGCACGCACAGCCATGGCTATTAATGGTTGCACAGATCCTGCAGGGAAAACAAGTTTCCCAAGCCGATCCTAATTTTAAAAAGGAAGTCCGCGGATATATTATTGATCAGGACGGGCAGCCTATAGATCGAAATGAAAATCCCAACACACCTATCAACAGTATTGGAGTCATTGAGATTTCCGGTCCTATGGTTAAAAAAGGAAGCTGGTATCGATGGGGCGCTGAAGAATTAGTGAGAATCGCGGAATACTTTGAAAGAGATCCTAATATCATTGGTCACATCTGGTTACTGGATTCTGGCGGCGGCTCTGTAAACGCCATTGCTCCATTCAGAGAATTTCAGAAGAAAAAAACAAAACCACTTATCGGCCTTGCCGATATGTGTGCCAGCGCAAACCTATATGCAGGCGTTGGATGTGACAAGTTAGTTGCCCGCAATAACATCTCTTCCATGTTTGGAAGTATTGGTGTGATGGCAACCCTAATCGACTACACCGAATATTTAAAGGCAATGGGAATTAAAGAGCGATTAATCTACGCTTCCCAGAGTTCCTTTAAACATAAAAGCTACAACGAAGCCCTAAAAGGTAAAGATGGAGCATTTAAGAAAGAGCACCTGAATCCGCTGGCGATTCAATTCCAGGAGTTCGTCAAATCACAACGCCCAAAATTAAAGACAGACGTAGAGGGAATCCTCGAGGGTAAAATGTTCTATGCTGAAGAAGCACAGGAAATTGGTTTGATAGACGGGATCATGGATTTTGAAGAGGCTGTGGAAGAGGTCAAATTCCTCTCACAAGTGAGAACCTACATGAATAATTAA
- a CDS encoding DUF6712 family protein — protein MKLLFNKADQGQEEIKELLGFINRDLKYKNLVSDIELQTPLLIDFISKPVYDKIEEFYQSEQTGENAEIMKVALKTAQLYILLQAYLQYAPNADVMHTTSGRNVQMPNNSKMAWDWMLKKDEVNTERRSYRALDALIQALDEMELAEWIASEEYKTAQGLFITRTNQFQKIYPIENSGQLYYRMVPFMSDIEAETLIPILGVDKIEELKIDLNAGTFTPDGQLILYCRKIVGFHAMSRALTLLPDEMLPFKYNVKMKTEDLEALRESRSAKFKGMAEDFEKLLEQIFAGQNEVEYETDQLYGIKDGKKHVNL, from the coding sequence ATGAAACTACTTTTTAATAAAGCAGACCAGGGACAGGAAGAAATTAAGGAGCTTTTAGGCTTCATTAATAGAGATCTCAAATACAAAAATCTAGTTTCAGATATCGAGCTGCAAACGCCATTACTTATAGATTTTATAAGTAAGCCGGTGTACGATAAGATAGAAGAATTCTACCAGAGCGAACAAACTGGAGAGAATGCTGAAATCATGAAGGTAGCATTAAAAACTGCGCAGCTGTACATCTTATTACAAGCTTACTTGCAGTATGCTCCTAATGCAGATGTAATGCATACTACCTCCGGTAGAAATGTGCAAATGCCAAATAATTCCAAGATGGCTTGGGACTGGATGCTGAAGAAGGATGAAGTAAATACCGAGCGTAGAAGCTACCGCGCCCTGGACGCTTTAATTCAGGCATTAGATGAAATGGAGCTGGCAGAATGGATCGCCAGCGAAGAATATAAAACCGCTCAGGGTTTATTTATTACCAGAACAAACCAGTTCCAGAAGATCTACCCTATAGAAAATAGCGGGCAATTGTACTATCGTATGGTGCCTTTTATGAGCGATATCGAAGCAGAGACGCTTATCCCTATCCTGGGAGTAGATAAGATCGAGGAGCTAAAGATTGATCTAAATGCAGGCACTTTTACACCAGATGGCCAGCTTATTCTATACTGTCGCAAGATCGTTGGTTTTCATGCAATGTCACGAGCGTTGACTTTACTGCCAGATGAGATGCTGCCTTTCAAGTACAATGTGAAAATGAAAACTGAAGACTTGGAAGCGCTAAGGGAAAGCCGGTCTGCTAAATTCAAGGGAATGGCCGAGGATTTTGAAAAGCTTCTCGAGCAGATCTTTGCGGGGCAGAATGAAGTAGAGTACGAAACAGACCAGCTCTACGGAATAAAGGATGGAAAGAAACATGTAAATCTATGA
- a CDS encoding SPFH domain-containing protein — protein sequence MGQIQQFIEYIFNALKIWVIVQPWEAGIRVRNGKKIKKLDKGIHFKLPYFDSVYVQEIRLRVRELPMQTLTSKDLKTITLNSSIGYSIRDIEKLYQTLYRPEMTLQNIAMSAIAEVVYTTNARDVSPELLEKSVLSKLSAEDYGLNYEYFKVTNFAVVRTYRLIQDQSWVDSGFSLNEKK from the coding sequence ATGGGACAGATTCAACAATTTATAGAATACATTTTTAATGCACTCAAGATATGGGTGATCGTGCAACCATGGGAAGCCGGCATTCGGGTTCGTAACGGTAAAAAGATCAAAAAACTAGATAAAGGCATTCACTTTAAACTACCCTATTTTGATAGTGTTTATGTCCAGGAGATCCGCCTTCGTGTAAGAGAATTGCCCATGCAAACACTTACTTCTAAAGATCTTAAAACCATCACACTTAACAGTTCGATTGGTTATTCTATAAGAGATATCGAGAAGCTATACCAAACACTATACAGGCCAGAAATGACCCTTCAAAACATTGCGATGAGTGCCATTGCAGAAGTTGTTTATACAACGAATGCCAGGGACGTAAGTCCGGAGTTATTAGAGAAAAGTGTTTTATCAAAACTCTCTGCAGAAGATTACGGTCTCAACTACGAGTATTTTAAAGTAACAAATTTTGCAGTGGTTAGAACGTACAGGCTTATCCAGGATCAAAGCTGGGTAGATTCTGGATTTTCTTTAAATGAAAAGAAATAA